One stretch of Falco naumanni isolate bFalNau1 chromosome 7, bFalNau1.pat, whole genome shotgun sequence DNA includes these proteins:
- the PPM1A gene encoding protein phosphatase 1A isoform X5 produces MGAFLDKPKMEKHNAQGQGNGLRYGLSSMQGWRVEMEDAHTAVIGLPNGLDGWSFFAVYDGHAGSQVAKYCCEHLLDHITSNQDFKGPDGPPSVESVKSGIRTGFLQIDEHMRVISEKKHGADRSGSTAVGVMISPQHTYFINCGDSRGLLCRNRKVHFFTQDHKPSNPLEKERIQNAGGSVMIQRVNGSLAVSRALGDFDYKCVHGKGPTEQLVSPEPEVYEIERSEEDDQFIILACDGIWDVMGNEELCDFVRSRLEVTDDLEKVCNEIVDTCLYKGSRDNMSVILICFPNAPKVSPEAVKREAELDKYLESRVEDGV; encoded by the exons ATGGGAGCATTTTTAGACAAGCCAAAGATGGAGAAGCATAATGCCCAGGGGCAAGGGAATGGGCTTCGTTACGGTCTGAGTAGTATGCAGGGCTGGCGAGTTGAAATGGAGGATGCACATACAGCTGTGATTGGTTTGCCAAATGGACTCGATGGATGGTCATTTTTTGCTGTATATGATGGGCACGCTGGATCACAGGTTGCCAAGTACTGCTGTGAGCATTTATTAGATCACATAACGAGCAACCAGGATTTTAAAGGACCAGATGGGCCACCATCTGTGGAAAGTGTAAAGAGCGGCATCAGAACAGGTTTTCTGCAAATTGATGAACACATGAGAGTCATCTCTGAGAAGAAACATGGTGCAGACAGAAGTGGGTCAACAGCTGTGGGTGTCATGATTTCTCCCCAACATACATACTTCATCAACTGTGGAGACTCGAGAGGTTTACTTTGTAGAAACAGGAAGGTTCACTTCTTCACACAGGATCACAAACCAAGTAATCCACTGGAGAAAGAGCGTATACAGAATGCAGGTGGCTCTGTAATGATTCAGCGTGTAAATGGCTCTCTTGCTGTCTCAAGGGCACTTGGGGACTTTGATTACAAATGTGTCCATGGGAAAGGTCCTACAGAACAGCTGGTCTCACCTGAGCCTGAAGTTTATGAAATTGAGAGATCGGAAGAAGATGATCAATTCATCATACTGGCTTGCGATGGTATCTGGGATGTTATGGGAAATGAAGAGCTGTGTGACTTTGTAAGATCCAGACTTGAAGTCACTGATGACCTTGAGAAAGTTTGCAATGAGATAGTTGACACCTGCTTGTACAAG GGAAGTCGAGACAACATGAGTGTGATATTGATCTGTTTTCCGAATGCACCAAAGGTATCACCAGAGGCGGTGAAAAGAGAGGCAGAGTTGGACAAGTACCTGGAAAGCAGAGTAGAAG ACGGAGTGTGA
- the PPM1A gene encoding protein phosphatase 1A isoform X4: protein MGAFLDKPKMEKHNAQGQGNGLRYGLSSMQGWRVEMEDAHTAVIGLPNGLDGWSFFAVYDGHAGSQVAKYCCEHLLDHITSNQDFKGPDGPPSVESVKSGIRTGFLQIDEHMRVISEKKHGADRSGSTAVGVMISPQHTYFINCGDSRGLLCRNRKVHFFTQDHKPSNPLEKERIQNAGGSVMIQRVNGSLAVSRALGDFDYKCVHGKGPTEQLVSPEPEVYEIERSEEDDQFIILACDGIWDVMGNEELCDFVRSRLEVTDDLEKVCNEIVDTCLYKGSRDNMSVILICFPNAPKVSPEAVKREAELDKYLESRVEEIIKKQGEGVPDLVHVMRTLATESIPNLPPGGELASKRSVIEAVYNRLNPYRNDDTFGFS, encoded by the exons ATGGGAGCATTTTTAGACAAGCCAAAGATGGAGAAGCATAATGCCCAGGGGCAAGGGAATGGGCTTCGTTACGGTCTGAGTAGTATGCAGGGCTGGCGAGTTGAAATGGAGGATGCACATACAGCTGTGATTGGTTTGCCAAATGGACTCGATGGATGGTCATTTTTTGCTGTATATGATGGGCACGCTGGATCACAGGTTGCCAAGTACTGCTGTGAGCATTTATTAGATCACATAACGAGCAACCAGGATTTTAAAGGACCAGATGGGCCACCATCTGTGGAAAGTGTAAAGAGCGGCATCAGAACAGGTTTTCTGCAAATTGATGAACACATGAGAGTCATCTCTGAGAAGAAACATGGTGCAGACAGAAGTGGGTCAACAGCTGTGGGTGTCATGATTTCTCCCCAACATACATACTTCATCAACTGTGGAGACTCGAGAGGTTTACTTTGTAGAAACAGGAAGGTTCACTTCTTCACACAGGATCACAAACCAAGTAATCCACTGGAGAAAGAGCGTATACAGAATGCAGGTGGCTCTGTAATGATTCAGCGTGTAAATGGCTCTCTTGCTGTCTCAAGGGCACTTGGGGACTTTGATTACAAATGTGTCCATGGGAAAGGTCCTACAGAACAGCTGGTCTCACCTGAGCCTGAAGTTTATGAAATTGAGAGATCGGAAGAAGATGATCAATTCATCATACTGGCTTGCGATGGTATCTGGGATGTTATGGGAAATGAAGAGCTGTGTGACTTTGTAAGATCCAGACTTGAAGTCACTGATGACCTTGAGAAAGTTTGCAATGAGATAGTTGACACCTGCTTGTACAAG GGAAGTCGAGACAACATGAGTGTGATATTGATCTGTTTTCCGAATGCACCAAAGGTATCACCAGAGGCGGTGAAAAGAGAGGCAGAGTTGGACAAGTACCTGGAAAGCAGAGTAGAAG AGATCATAAAGAAGCAGGGTGAAGGAGTCCCAGACTTAGTCCACGTGATGCGTACGTTAGCAACTGAGAGCATCCCAAACCTCCCACCGGGGGGGGAGTTGGCAAGCAA ACGGAGTGTGATTGAAGCTGTTTATAACAGACTGAACCCCTACAGGAATGATGATACT
- the PPM1A gene encoding protein phosphatase 1A isoform X2 produces the protein MGAFLDKPKMEKHNAQGQGNGLRYGLSSMQGWRVEMEDAHTAVIGLPNGLDGWSFFAVYDGHAGSQVAKYCCEHLLDHITSNQDFKGPDGPPSVESVKSGIRTGFLQIDEHMRVISEKKHGADRSGSTAVGVMISPQHTYFINCGDSRGLLCRNRKVHFFTQDHKPSNPLEKERIQNAGGSVMIQRVNGSLAVSRALGDFDYKCVHGKGPTEQLVSPEPEVYEIERSEEDDQFIILACDGIWDVMGNEELCDFVRSRLEVTDDLEKVCNEIVDTCLYKGSRDNMSVILICFPNAPKVSPEAVKREAELDKYLESRVEEIIKKQGEGVPDLVHVMRTLATESIPNLPPGGELASKRSVIEAVYNRLNPYRNDDTSGLSRNCCNYGHSRL, from the exons ATGGGAGCATTTTTAGACAAGCCAAAGATGGAGAAGCATAATGCCCAGGGGCAAGGGAATGGGCTTCGTTACGGTCTGAGTAGTATGCAGGGCTGGCGAGTTGAAATGGAGGATGCACATACAGCTGTGATTGGTTTGCCAAATGGACTCGATGGATGGTCATTTTTTGCTGTATATGATGGGCACGCTGGATCACAGGTTGCCAAGTACTGCTGTGAGCATTTATTAGATCACATAACGAGCAACCAGGATTTTAAAGGACCAGATGGGCCACCATCTGTGGAAAGTGTAAAGAGCGGCATCAGAACAGGTTTTCTGCAAATTGATGAACACATGAGAGTCATCTCTGAGAAGAAACATGGTGCAGACAGAAGTGGGTCAACAGCTGTGGGTGTCATGATTTCTCCCCAACATACATACTTCATCAACTGTGGAGACTCGAGAGGTTTACTTTGTAGAAACAGGAAGGTTCACTTCTTCACACAGGATCACAAACCAAGTAATCCACTGGAGAAAGAGCGTATACAGAATGCAGGTGGCTCTGTAATGATTCAGCGTGTAAATGGCTCTCTTGCTGTCTCAAGGGCACTTGGGGACTTTGATTACAAATGTGTCCATGGGAAAGGTCCTACAGAACAGCTGGTCTCACCTGAGCCTGAAGTTTATGAAATTGAGAGATCGGAAGAAGATGATCAATTCATCATACTGGCTTGCGATGGTATCTGGGATGTTATGGGAAATGAAGAGCTGTGTGACTTTGTAAGATCCAGACTTGAAGTCACTGATGACCTTGAGAAAGTTTGCAATGAGATAGTTGACACCTGCTTGTACAAG GGAAGTCGAGACAACATGAGTGTGATATTGATCTGTTTTCCGAATGCACCAAAGGTATCACCAGAGGCGGTGAAAAGAGAGGCAGAGTTGGACAAGTACCTGGAAAGCAGAGTAGAAG AGATCATAAAGAAGCAGGGTGAAGGAGTCCCAGACTTAGTCCACGTGATGCGTACGTTAGCAACTGAGAGCATCCCAAACCTCCCACCGGGGGGGGAGTTGGCAAGCAA ACGGAGTGTGATTGAAGCTGTTTATAACAGACTGAACCCCTACAGGAATGATGATACT TCTGGATTATCCAGAAACTGCTGTAACTATGGGCACTCCAGACTTTAA
- the PPM1A gene encoding protein phosphatase 1A isoform X1 — MGAFLDKPKMEKHNAQGQGNGLRYGLSSMQGWRVEMEDAHTAVIGLPNGLDGWSFFAVYDGHAGSQVAKYCCEHLLDHITSNQDFKGPDGPPSVESVKSGIRTGFLQIDEHMRVISEKKHGADRSGSTAVGVMISPQHTYFINCGDSRGLLCRNRKVHFFTQDHKPSNPLEKERIQNAGGSVMIQRVNGSLAVSRALGDFDYKCVHGKGPTEQLVSPEPEVYEIERSEEDDQFIILACDGIWDVMGNEELCDFVRSRLEVTDDLEKVCNEIVDTCLYKGSRDNMSVILICFPNAPKVSPEAVKREAELDKYLESRVEEIIKKQGEGVPDLVHVMRTLATESIPNLPPGGELASKRSVIEAVYNRLNPYRNDDTVSILSHTLSFPLPQLF, encoded by the exons ATGGGAGCATTTTTAGACAAGCCAAAGATGGAGAAGCATAATGCCCAGGGGCAAGGGAATGGGCTTCGTTACGGTCTGAGTAGTATGCAGGGCTGGCGAGTTGAAATGGAGGATGCACATACAGCTGTGATTGGTTTGCCAAATGGACTCGATGGATGGTCATTTTTTGCTGTATATGATGGGCACGCTGGATCACAGGTTGCCAAGTACTGCTGTGAGCATTTATTAGATCACATAACGAGCAACCAGGATTTTAAAGGACCAGATGGGCCACCATCTGTGGAAAGTGTAAAGAGCGGCATCAGAACAGGTTTTCTGCAAATTGATGAACACATGAGAGTCATCTCTGAGAAGAAACATGGTGCAGACAGAAGTGGGTCAACAGCTGTGGGTGTCATGATTTCTCCCCAACATACATACTTCATCAACTGTGGAGACTCGAGAGGTTTACTTTGTAGAAACAGGAAGGTTCACTTCTTCACACAGGATCACAAACCAAGTAATCCACTGGAGAAAGAGCGTATACAGAATGCAGGTGGCTCTGTAATGATTCAGCGTGTAAATGGCTCTCTTGCTGTCTCAAGGGCACTTGGGGACTTTGATTACAAATGTGTCCATGGGAAAGGTCCTACAGAACAGCTGGTCTCACCTGAGCCTGAAGTTTATGAAATTGAGAGATCGGAAGAAGATGATCAATTCATCATACTGGCTTGCGATGGTATCTGGGATGTTATGGGAAATGAAGAGCTGTGTGACTTTGTAAGATCCAGACTTGAAGTCACTGATGACCTTGAGAAAGTTTGCAATGAGATAGTTGACACCTGCTTGTACAAG GGAAGTCGAGACAACATGAGTGTGATATTGATCTGTTTTCCGAATGCACCAAAGGTATCACCAGAGGCGGTGAAAAGAGAGGCAGAGTTGGACAAGTACCTGGAAAGCAGAGTAGAAG AGATCATAAAGAAGCAGGGTGAAGGAGTCCCAGACTTAGTCCACGTGATGCGTACGTTAGCAACTGAGAGCATCCCAAACCTCCCACCGGGGGGGGAGTTGGCAAGCAA ACGGAGTGTGATTGAAGCTGTTTATAACAGACTGAACCCCTACAGGAATGATGATACTGTAAGTATCCTTTCTCATACATTATCTTTCCCCCTACCCCAATTATTTTAG
- the PPM1A gene encoding protein phosphatase 1A isoform X3, whose protein sequence is MGAFLDKPKMEKHNAQGQGNGLRYGLSSMQGWRVEMEDAHTAVIGLPNGLDGWSFFAVYDGHAGSQVAKYCCEHLLDHITSNQDFKGPDGPPSVESVKSGIRTGFLQIDEHMRVISEKKHGADRSGSTAVGVMISPQHTYFINCGDSRGLLCRNRKVHFFTQDHKPSNPLEKERIQNAGGSVMIQRVNGSLAVSRALGDFDYKCVHGKGPTEQLVSPEPEVYEIERSEEDDQFIILACDGIWDVMGNEELCDFVRSRLEVTDDLEKVCNEIVDTCLYKGSRDNMSVILICFPNAPKVSPEAVKREAELDKYLESRVEEIIKKQGEGVPDLVHVMRTLATESIPNLPPGGELASKRSVIEAVYNRLNPYRNDDTDSASTDDMW, encoded by the exons ATGGGAGCATTTTTAGACAAGCCAAAGATGGAGAAGCATAATGCCCAGGGGCAAGGGAATGGGCTTCGTTACGGTCTGAGTAGTATGCAGGGCTGGCGAGTTGAAATGGAGGATGCACATACAGCTGTGATTGGTTTGCCAAATGGACTCGATGGATGGTCATTTTTTGCTGTATATGATGGGCACGCTGGATCACAGGTTGCCAAGTACTGCTGTGAGCATTTATTAGATCACATAACGAGCAACCAGGATTTTAAAGGACCAGATGGGCCACCATCTGTGGAAAGTGTAAAGAGCGGCATCAGAACAGGTTTTCTGCAAATTGATGAACACATGAGAGTCATCTCTGAGAAGAAACATGGTGCAGACAGAAGTGGGTCAACAGCTGTGGGTGTCATGATTTCTCCCCAACATACATACTTCATCAACTGTGGAGACTCGAGAGGTTTACTTTGTAGAAACAGGAAGGTTCACTTCTTCACACAGGATCACAAACCAAGTAATCCACTGGAGAAAGAGCGTATACAGAATGCAGGTGGCTCTGTAATGATTCAGCGTGTAAATGGCTCTCTTGCTGTCTCAAGGGCACTTGGGGACTTTGATTACAAATGTGTCCATGGGAAAGGTCCTACAGAACAGCTGGTCTCACCTGAGCCTGAAGTTTATGAAATTGAGAGATCGGAAGAAGATGATCAATTCATCATACTGGCTTGCGATGGTATCTGGGATGTTATGGGAAATGAAGAGCTGTGTGACTTTGTAAGATCCAGACTTGAAGTCACTGATGACCTTGAGAAAGTTTGCAATGAGATAGTTGACACCTGCTTGTACAAG GGAAGTCGAGACAACATGAGTGTGATATTGATCTGTTTTCCGAATGCACCAAAGGTATCACCAGAGGCGGTGAAAAGAGAGGCAGAGTTGGACAAGTACCTGGAAAGCAGAGTAGAAG AGATCATAAAGAAGCAGGGTGAAGGAGTCCCAGACTTAGTCCACGTGATGCGTACGTTAGCAACTGAGAGCATCCCAAACCTCCCACCGGGGGGGGAGTTGGCAAGCAA ACGGAGTGTGATTGAAGCTGTTTATAACAGACTGAACCCCTACAGGAATGATGATACT gattCTGCCTCAACTGATGATATGTGGTAA